From Planococcus halocryophilus, the proteins below share one genomic window:
- a CDS encoding putative bifunctional diguanylate cyclase/phosphodiesterase has product MFSITKNRFSIFILFYMAIYYYWMLFSNTSDSVYKAGYQFLSWLAPITAFAILFYVYRKTFDRNRIFWLLLSLGSLSYIIAESISVVSYNMLNITLGYPGVPDFFYFLQIGCYLAAFVYQLKQQQEISYQIKFLFDITIIITVSTALSWHFLIQHLLPGNTASPLLIAVSLGYPIGDLLLLFGVVSLYIGFSHPLPYRVATLIITGLIFQVFADTAHLYSTFANTYSSGNLYNPLWAFSLLLVALAGLHALEPSKRRSSKLALAPTDEHISIRILLPYFILMILFIAMTLEQKEDMTGLIIGAGIAAFLILTRQIFTLGDNRRLLTKYNQLTSVLEHKIEQRTVEVTSSNNQLKETVQQMKHMAYYDVLSGLPNRRLFLEKLEASIVEAKNKSYKLAVVFIDIDRFKNINDTFGHEFGDLLLQAFSQKIVDNLRSIDTLSRQGGDEFTLILNNIKDGKDTAPIIHKLQKALEKPLLIKGQELYISMSIGISVYPKDGETSDELLKNADNAMYSAKEKGRNNYQFFSEDMAFIAARKTALEGDLNRAVINKEFTLHYQPQILAKTGEIIGMEALIRWQKKDGSIVSPGEFIPLAEETRLILPIGEWVLYTACLQAKKWHDDGNSHLKLAVNLSSLQFMDDGLIATIQQVLKKTGFSASSLELEITESVALDDAEKAIARMQTLREIGVQIAIDDFGTGYSSLNYLKRFPLNNLKIAQPFVQDMATNPRDMSLVEAMIFIAHSLDMSVIAEGVETEEQLALLKELGCDEIQGFLFSKPLPADRFTKLLMNGVTSVKVI; this is encoded by the coding sequence TTGTTTTCCATTACTAAAAATCGCTTCTCCATTTTCATCTTGTTTTATATGGCCATCTACTACTATTGGATGTTATTCAGCAATACCAGTGATAGTGTTTACAAAGCAGGCTATCAATTTCTGTCATGGCTCGCGCCTATTACTGCCTTTGCCATTCTATTTTATGTTTACCGAAAAACGTTTGATAGAAACCGCATTTTTTGGTTGCTACTTTCACTCGGGAGTTTGAGTTACATTATCGCTGAAAGCATTTCGGTTGTTAGTTATAACATGTTGAATATAACACTCGGTTATCCTGGAGTGCCTGATTTCTTTTACTTTCTTCAAATCGGTTGCTATTTAGCAGCTTTTGTCTATCAGCTAAAACAACAACAAGAAATCTCTTATCAGATTAAATTTCTTTTTGATATCACGATTATTATCACTGTCTCTACTGCGCTTAGCTGGCATTTTCTCATTCAGCATTTACTCCCGGGAAATACGGCATCTCCACTGCTCATTGCCGTATCGCTCGGGTATCCAATCGGAGACTTATTGTTATTGTTCGGTGTAGTTAGCCTTTATATCGGTTTTTCCCATCCACTGCCGTACCGAGTGGCTACTTTGATCATTACTGGTTTGATCTTTCAGGTTTTTGCTGATACGGCTCATCTCTATTCTACATTTGCTAATACCTATAGTTCTGGTAACTTATATAATCCTTTGTGGGCCTTCAGCTTACTACTAGTAGCACTTGCCGGATTGCATGCTTTAGAACCATCAAAGAGACGCAGTTCAAAACTAGCTCTAGCACCAACTGACGAACACATATCAATACGCATTTTGCTTCCTTATTTTATTTTAATGATTTTATTCATTGCGATGACCCTTGAACAAAAAGAAGACATGACAGGCTTGATTATCGGGGCGGGTATAGCTGCATTCCTCATTCTTACTAGACAGATCTTCACATTGGGAGACAACCGGCGTTTATTAACTAAATACAATCAGCTGACTTCGGTTCTTGAACATAAAATTGAACAACGAACAGTGGAAGTCACTTCTAGTAACAATCAACTAAAAGAAACAGTTCAACAAATGAAGCATATGGCTTACTATGATGTGTTAAGCGGACTGCCAAATCGACGATTATTTCTTGAAAAACTAGAAGCTTCTATTGTTGAAGCGAAAAACAAGTCCTACAAACTTGCTGTAGTGTTTATCGACATTGACCGCTTTAAAAACATCAATGATACCTTTGGCCACGAATTTGGAGATTTACTACTCCAAGCTTTTTCGCAAAAAATCGTAGACAACTTGCGTTCCATCGATACCTTATCTCGGCAAGGCGGCGATGAATTTACGCTTATCCTCAATAACATCAAAGATGGAAAAGATACTGCACCAATCATCCATAAGCTTCAAAAAGCACTCGAAAAACCTTTACTCATCAAAGGACAAGAGCTTTATATCTCAATGAGTATCGGAATTTCAGTTTATCCGAAAGATGGCGAGACTTCCGACGAGTTGCTAAAGAATGCAGATAATGCGATGTACAGTGCAAAAGAAAAAGGCCGAAACAATTATCAATTTTTCTCTGAAGATATGGCCTTTATCGCTGCACGAAAAACAGCACTTGAAGGCGATTTAAACCGCGCCGTTATCAATAAAGAATTCACTTTGCACTACCAACCGCAAATCCTGGCCAAAACAGGTGAAATTATTGGCATGGAAGCCCTAATCCGTTGGCAAAAAAAGGATGGCAGCATCGTTTCGCCGGGAGAATTTATTCCTTTAGCAGAAGAAACTCGCTTGATCCTGCCGATAGGTGAATGGGTTCTTTATACAGCCTGTCTGCAGGCTAAAAAATGGCATGATGACGGGAATTCTCATTTGAAACTAGCAGTCAACCTATCTTCTTTGCAATTTATGGATGATGGTTTAATAGCTACCATCCAACAAGTTCTGAAGAAGACAGGATTTTCAGCATCCTCGTTAGAATTAGAAATCACGGAAAGTGTAGCGCTAGACGATGCTGAAAAAGCCATAGCTCGGATGCAGACATTACGAGAAATCGGCGTTCAGATTGCTATAGACGATTTCGGCACCGGCTATTCGTCACTAAACTACTTGAAACGCTTCCCGCTCAACAACTTGAAAATTGCTCAGCCTTTTGTTCAAGATATGGCGACAAACCCACGTGACATGTCACTAGTTGAAGCTATGATTTTCATCGCTCATAGCCTAGACATGTCGGTTATTGCAGAAGGTGTGGAAACGGAAGAACAACTCGCATTGTTAAAAGAGCTCGGTTGTGATGAAATCCAAGGCTTCCTTTTCAGCAAACCATTGCCTGCCGATCGTTTCACAAAACTCTTAATGAACGGCGTCACTTCTGTGAAAGTGATTTAG
- a CDS encoding NADPH-dependent FMN reductase, which yields MTNLNIGIILGSTREGRLSPQVGNWVKELADKRKDANYTVIDIADYKLPLLGESGTDASGAAEWSEAIAKQDGFVFITQEYNHSITGSLKNALDYLRAEWNNKAAGIVSYGSVGGARAAEHLRGILGELSVADVRVHPALSLFTDFENGAELKAAPVQADSVNQMLDQVIPWSTALKTIR from the coding sequence ATGACAAACTTAAACATCGGAATTATTTTAGGATCAACGCGTGAAGGGCGCTTAAGCCCACAAGTAGGAAACTGGGTAAAAGAATTAGCAGACAAACGCAAAGACGCGAACTATACAGTGATTGATATCGCAGATTACAAATTGCCGCTACTTGGTGAAAGCGGTACAGACGCATCAGGCGCAGCTGAATGGTCGGAAGCCATCGCAAAACAAGATGGCTTTGTGTTTATCACACAAGAATACAACCACTCAATCACAGGCTCATTGAAAAACGCATTAGATTACTTGCGTGCAGAATGGAACAACAAAGCAGCAGGAATCGTTTCTTATGGATCTGTTGGTGGAGCACGTGCAGCAGAACATTTACGTGGCATTTTAGGTGAATTGTCTGTAGCGGATGTACGCGTTCACCCAGCATTGTCGTTATTCACTGACTTTGAAAACGGTGCAGAACTAAAAGCAGCGCCCGTTCAAGCAGACTCTGTTAACCAAATGTTAGATCAAGTAATTCCATGGTCAACGGCATTGAAAACAATCCGATAA
- a CDS encoding ring-cleaving dioxygenase: MNRLKGIHHVTAITSSAEKNYEFFTYVLGMRLVKKTVNQDDIQTYHLFFADDKGSAGTDMTFFDFPNIPKGSHGTNEIYKTAFRVPTDAALDYWIKRFDQYNVVHKGIQEVFGKKTISFVDFDDQQYMLISDETNEGVESGTPWQNGPVPLEFAITGLGPVHIRIADFDAFKEVLEKAMLMRQIAKEGSFYLFDLGEGGNGAQVIVEHNKLLPQGRQGFGTVHHAAFRVADRNVLEEWINRMQNQGFHTSGYVDRFFFESLYVRVAPGILFEWATDGPGFLGDEPYETVGEKLSLPPFLEAKRDQIEKLVRPIDTVRSTRTFEKEYL, translated from the coding sequence ATGAACAGACTAAAAGGAATTCACCACGTAACCGCCATTACCAGCTCTGCTGAGAAAAACTATGAATTTTTCACTTACGTATTAGGTATGCGTTTAGTAAAGAAAACAGTCAACCAAGACGATATTCAAACCTATCACTTATTCTTCGCAGATGATAAAGGGTCTGCTGGAACAGATATGACGTTCTTTGACTTCCCGAACATCCCGAAAGGATCGCACGGTACGAACGAAATTTACAAAACCGCGTTCCGCGTGCCAACAGATGCAGCACTCGACTATTGGATCAAACGTTTTGATCAATACAACGTGGTGCACAAAGGCATTCAAGAAGTATTCGGCAAGAAAACCATTTCGTTCGTCGATTTTGATGATCAGCAATACATGCTGATTTCAGATGAAACAAACGAAGGGGTGGAATCGGGTACACCGTGGCAAAATGGACCAGTCCCACTTGAATTCGCCATTACAGGACTTGGACCTGTTCATATCCGCATCGCAGATTTTGATGCATTTAAAGAAGTGTTGGAAAAAGCGATGTTGATGCGCCAAATTGCGAAAGAAGGTTCGTTCTATTTATTCGACCTTGGCGAAGGCGGCAACGGAGCGCAAGTGATTGTCGAGCATAACAAGTTATTGCCACAGGGGCGTCAAGGCTTTGGTACGGTTCATCACGCGGCGTTCCGTGTGGCAGACCGAAACGTCTTAGAGGAATGGATCAACCGGATGCAAAACCAAGGTTTCCATACTTCAGGCTATGTTGATCGTTTTTTCTTTGAATCCTTGTATGTACGCGTTGCACCAGGCATCTTGTTCGAATGGGCAACAGACGGTCCAGGATTTCTGGGCGACGAACCATATGAAACGGTTGGGGAAAAATTATCGCTTCCACCATTCTTAGAAGCAAAACGTGATCAAATCGAAAAATTAGTGCGCCCAATTGATACAGTACGCAGCACAAGAACGTTTGAAAAAGAGTATTTATAA
- a CDS encoding ArsR/SmtB family transcription factor, which translates to MNMAMQQFKAEFFKALAHPLRIRILEILADGNKSVNEIQQLAESEGSAVSQQLTVLRSKNIVTGSKEGNRVIYSLRDPMIIDLLDVAKKIFNNQLSETITILDRLNEDEK; encoded by the coding sequence TTGAATATGGCCATGCAGCAATTTAAAGCCGAATTTTTTAAAGCTTTAGCACACCCGCTTCGCATTCGCATTTTAGAAATTTTGGCTGACGGCAATAAAAGCGTCAACGAAATCCAACAACTTGCCGAAAGCGAAGGCTCAGCAGTATCGCAACAACTAACCGTGTTGAGGTCAAAAAACATCGTCACAGGCAGTAAAGAAGGAAACCGCGTCATTTATTCTTTACGTGATCCGATGATTATTGACTTATTGGATGTAGCCAAGAAAATTTTTAACAACCAGTTGTCGGAAACCATTACAATACTCGATCGGTTGAATGAGGATGAAAAATAG
- a CDS encoding SulP family inorganic anion transporter, producing the protein MEKKSIFTGRYAGYSVQSFKKDVLSGLVVGIIAIPLGMAFAIASGVNPEYGIYTTIIAGILISLFGGSKFQIGGPTGAFIPILFAIVLTYGYESLLLAGFLAGIMLVLMGIFKLGSLIKYIPRPVTIGFTSGIAVLIFVGQIANFLGLSNVEKHESFLMNVKEIILRMDTINIYSVLTAVICLIAVILTPKILPKVPGPLIGLLVSTVAAIIFFPSEVATIGSAFGEISNKLPEFHFPEITFERIQLLIGPAFVIAMLGGIESLLSAVVADGMTGTKHNSNRELIGQGVANMVTPLFGGIPATGAIARTATNIKNGAVSPFSGIIHGSVVLLVLVLFAPYASAIPLASMAPVLMIVAWNMSERRVFVSLLKTKTTDSLVLLVTFLLTVFVSLTVAVEVGLIAAVILFAKQMSEQLIIAKALPDPEHKNKRVETHRVTNSRDCPQISIFNIEGPLFFGSAQTFEQSIMRTIHYKPNILLLRMGKVPFMDATAEAYLSSIVKDFSTHGTVIFSGMNPHPLSIVKKTGLYDYTGEEHFFEHTGEAIDFSLEQLDRNKCLSCQHFAFEECTALSAGLDYKKTEET; encoded by the coding sequence ATGGAGAAGAAATCAATTTTCACGGGTAGATACGCAGGATATTCAGTTCAAAGTTTTAAGAAGGATGTATTGTCTGGATTGGTTGTTGGAATCATCGCAATTCCACTAGGCATGGCTTTTGCCATTGCGTCGGGTGTAAATCCAGAGTACGGAATTTATACGACTATTATTGCAGGGATTTTGATTTCATTATTTGGTGGGTCTAAATTTCAAATCGGCGGTCCGACTGGCGCGTTTATACCCATCTTGTTTGCCATTGTGCTGACTTACGGATACGAGAGTTTGTTGCTGGCCGGATTTCTAGCTGGAATTATGCTCGTTTTAATGGGTATTTTCAAACTGGGGTCGTTGATTAAATACATCCCACGACCAGTGACAATCGGATTTACATCAGGAATTGCTGTCCTTATTTTTGTAGGACAAATAGCTAATTTTTTAGGGTTAAGCAATGTGGAAAAACACGAATCTTTCTTGATGAATGTAAAAGAAATCATTCTTCGCATGGATACCATTAATATATATAGTGTGTTGACTGCAGTGATTTGTTTGATCGCAGTCATACTAACACCGAAGATTTTACCAAAAGTTCCAGGACCGTTAATTGGTTTATTGGTTTCTACAGTGGCTGCGATAATTTTTTTCCCGAGTGAAGTGGCGACTATTGGTTCAGCGTTTGGTGAAATTTCAAACAAACTACCAGAATTCCATTTTCCAGAAATCACTTTTGAACGAATTCAATTGCTGATTGGTCCGGCTTTTGTCATTGCGATGCTTGGCGGGATTGAATCCTTATTATCTGCGGTTGTTGCAGATGGCATGACCGGCACTAAACATAATAGTAATAGAGAGCTAATCGGCCAAGGAGTCGCCAACATGGTCACACCTTTGTTCGGGGGAATTCCTGCGACAGGAGCGATTGCGAGAACAGCGACAAATATCAAAAATGGAGCCGTATCTCCCTTTTCCGGAATTATTCACGGGAGTGTAGTGTTATTAGTTCTTGTTTTATTCGCTCCTTATGCTTCAGCCATTCCACTGGCTAGTATGGCGCCGGTGTTAATGATTGTGGCTTGGAATATGAGCGAACGTCGTGTATTCGTCTCGCTATTAAAAACAAAAACGACAGACTCACTTGTGTTGTTGGTGACGTTCTTGTTAACGGTGTTTGTAAGCTTGACGGTTGCAGTCGAAGTTGGGTTAATTGCTGCTGTGATTTTATTTGCGAAACAAATGAGTGAACAATTGATCATTGCGAAAGCATTACCAGATCCTGAGCATAAAAATAAACGAGTAGAGACTCACCGTGTGACCAATAGCCGCGATTGCCCGCAAATCAGTATATTTAATATTGAAGGGCCATTATTTTTTGGTTCAGCTCAAACTTTCGAACAATCCATTATGCGCACCATTCACTACAAGCCGAATATCTTACTTTTAAGAATGGGAAAAGTGCCTTTTATGGATGCGACGGCTGAAGCGTATTTATCGAGTATCGTAAAAGATTTTTCAACACATGGCACTGTGATTTTTTCAGGAATGAATCCACATCCATTAAGTATCGTGAAAAAAACTGGCTTGTATGACTATACTGGAGAAGAGCATTTCTTTGAGCATACTGGGGAAGCGATTGATTTTTCGCTAGAACAACTGGATCGGAACAAATGCTTAAGTTGCCAGCATTTTGCGTTTGAGGAATGTACGGCTCTTTCAGCAGGTCTAGATTATAAAAAAACCGAAGAAACTTAA
- a CDS encoding NADPH-dependent FMN reductase, whose protein sequence is MTKIGIITGSTRPGRNSLQVAQWVKDIADKRGDAEYEVVDLAEFNLPMYAEPVSAAYSQDYQTPEAIPWSKKIKELDGYVFICPEYNHGVTSALKNAIDYLYPEWNNKAAGIISYGSSGGVRAAEALRIILAELQVATVRTHPAMSLFTDFVKMSEFKPADLHVKSVTTLLDQVNAWTNAFEPLRNK, encoded by the coding sequence ATGACAAAGATCGGGATTATTACGGGAAGTACAAGACCAGGGCGTAATAGCTTGCAAGTCGCACAATGGGTAAAAGACATTGCGGACAAACGCGGAGATGCTGAATATGAAGTGGTAGATTTGGCTGAATTTAATTTACCGATGTATGCAGAGCCTGTTTCGGCTGCTTACAGTCAGGATTATCAAACACCAGAAGCGATTCCATGGTCTAAAAAAATTAAAGAGTTGGATGGCTATGTGTTTATTTGCCCAGAATATAACCATGGCGTAACCTCTGCGTTAAAAAATGCAATCGATTATTTATATCCAGAATGGAATAATAAAGCAGCGGGAATCATCAGTTATGGCTCATCGGGGGGAGTACGCGCAGCTGAAGCCTTACGTATTATTTTAGCCGAGCTGCAAGTGGCTACGGTTAGAACGCACCCAGCCATGTCGTTATTCACAGATTTTGTTAAGATGAGTGAATTTAAACCGGCAGATTTACACGTAAAATCGGTGACGACTTTGCTGGATCAAGTAAATGCGTGGACCAATGCTTTTGAACCTTTAAGAAATAAATAA
- a CDS encoding PAS domain S-box protein — MKNFIDKSQHPVLASVEFFDMIQDPIFLIAEDNETFRYVYANPTAVKVFSLQKTDIRKRLEEVSSSAHIPLHYYREVQSSKKTVEVTETIRTENGDILGDIVLNPILSDDGNCTYILATLKEMTELKKTDRLLQESEQRYQSLASNHPYGIFVFDENGHLQSGNIGTETITGYSAEELLETSFLSMIVANEIDKIKHHFYETLHKNRLERYEFACRHKNDQLLYLQATNIPIRLDGKLVGMHVVVTDITEMTYAKKSLNETKEKLEIFWENSAVPIFYIDANGDILKVNPAFEEMFEYTEEEMINKKGSIIPPGSKVDQMSILKGILQGETIKSHDTVRITKSGKLLNVISSYSPVRNEKKEIVGATIIYKNITELKKMGKELQKSQEKYRLITESTLDIITLMNLSGEIEYVSPASKKVLGFSDKVYIGKLFTQNIHPEDTFTLIDNVTAVINGGQPTPLDVRYLHQDGHYIWMEVSPTPVYSNGEMTQLFTLARDVTERKRLQSDIAKMAFYDHLSGIPNRRSFDEKLEKAVLQANRTNKKIAVLMLDGRKFKKINDQFGHDAGDAVIKEMATRLQASIRFGDTAARLGGDEMGVILPEIDSVDIAIATAEQILKSYETPVLFNGHEITMGAGIGISIYPDDAANEKQLIKHADLALYEAKKANRDAYRVYEEDQR; from the coding sequence TTGAAAAACTTTATAGATAAATCACAACATCCTGTTCTAGCTTCAGTTGAATTTTTTGACATGATCCAAGATCCTATTTTTTTAATAGCTGAAGATAACGAGACGTTCCGTTATGTTTACGCGAATCCTACTGCTGTTAAAGTTTTTTCTCTCCAAAAGACTGATATCCGCAAAAGATTAGAAGAAGTCTCATCTTCCGCACATATCCCTCTTCACTATTATCGTGAAGTCCAATCTTCAAAAAAAACAGTCGAAGTTACCGAAACCATTCGAACGGAAAATGGAGATATTCTTGGGGACATTGTGCTGAATCCAATCTTGTCAGACGATGGGAACTGCACGTATATTTTAGCTACTCTTAAAGAAATGACAGAACTGAAAAAAACAGATCGCCTCTTGCAAGAAAGTGAGCAACGCTACCAATCATTAGCATCTAATCATCCTTATGGTATTTTTGTATTCGACGAAAATGGTCATTTACAGAGTGGAAATATCGGAACCGAAACGATTACCGGATACTCTGCGGAGGAATTGCTCGAGACATCGTTTTTATCCATGATTGTTGCAAATGAAATCGATAAAATTAAGCATCATTTTTACGAAACTTTACACAAAAACCGCCTGGAGCGATATGAATTTGCATGTCGTCATAAAAATGATCAGCTCCTCTATCTTCAAGCAACCAATATACCGATACGCCTCGACGGAAAATTAGTGGGCATGCATGTTGTAGTGACTGATATTACGGAAATGACCTATGCGAAAAAGAGTTTAAATGAAACAAAGGAAAAGCTAGAAATCTTTTGGGAGAACTCTGCGGTGCCAATCTTTTATATCGATGCCAATGGCGATATATTAAAAGTAAATCCAGCATTTGAAGAAATGTTTGAGTATACAGAAGAAGAAATGATCAATAAAAAAGGATCTATTATTCCTCCAGGGAGCAAAGTCGATCAAATGTCCATATTGAAGGGGATTCTTCAAGGAGAGACGATCAAATCGCACGATACCGTTCGCATAACCAAGTCTGGAAAATTGTTAAATGTCATTTCTTCTTACTCACCCGTGCGTAATGAGAAAAAAGAAATAGTTGGTGCAACAATCATATACAAGAATATAACAGAACTAAAAAAGATGGGAAAAGAGCTTCAGAAAAGCCAAGAAAAATATCGACTCATTACCGAAAGCACATTGGACATTATTACGCTAATGAACCTTTCTGGAGAAATTGAATACGTCTCCCCTGCAAGCAAGAAAGTTCTAGGGTTTTCTGATAAGGTTTACATTGGAAAACTCTTTACGCAAAACATTCATCCAGAAGACACCTTTACGTTAATAGACAATGTGACTGCTGTTATAAATGGTGGACAACCCACTCCATTAGATGTTCGTTACTTGCACCAAGATGGTCATTATATATGGATGGAAGTGTCACCTACTCCCGTCTATTCAAATGGAGAAATGACGCAATTGTTTACACTTGCGCGAGATGTGACAGAACGAAAAAGACTGCAAAGCGACATTGCCAAAATGGCGTTTTATGACCATTTATCCGGCATACCAAACCGCCGCAGCTTTGATGAAAAATTAGAAAAAGCGGTTCTTCAAGCCAATCGCACAAACAAAAAAATCGCTGTTTTAATGTTAGACGGCCGAAAGTTCAAAAAAATTAACGATCAGTTTGGCCACGACGCAGGAGATGCTGTTATTAAAGAAATGGCTACCCGTTTACAAGCCTCTATCCGTTTTGGTGACACGGCAGCACGTTTAGGCGGGGATGAAATGGGGGTTATTTTACCTGAAATTGACTCTGTGGACATTGCGATTGCTACCGCTGAACAGATTCTCAAGTCCTATGAAACTCCTGTACTTTTTAACGGTCATGAAATCACAATGGGTGCAGGCATTGGCATTTCCATATACCCTGATGATGCCGCTAATGAAAAACAACTGATCAAACATGCGGACTTAGCTTTGTATGAAGCAAAAAAAGCGAACCGGGATGCGTATCGCGTTTACGAAGAGGATCAGAGATAA
- the bglA gene encoding 6-phospho-beta-glucosidase BglA, protein MEKLPNDFLWGGALAAHQFEGGWDQGGKGPSVVDVMTAGAHGVARQITATIERDKFYPNHEAIDFYSKYKDDIALFAEMGLTCLRTSIAWSRIFPKGDETEPNEEGLKFYDNLFDELLKHGIEPVITLSHFEMPLHLAKEYGGFRSRKVVDHFVKFAEVCFARYQDKVKYWMTFNEINNKMDVHNPIFLWTNSGVVIEDGENAKEVMYQAGHHELIASALAVAKGKAINPDFKIGAMVSHVPVYPYSSNPADVMLSEEEMRQRYFFPDVHVRGYYPNYVLKEFEREGYNIHMEPGDEEILKNGKVDYLGFSYYMSTTVKYDVQNDNLGNIVNGGLPNGVENPYIQSSDWGWSIDPTGLRYTLNRLYDRYQIPLFIVENGFGAIDTVEEDGDIHDTQRIDYLKSHIEALKKAVLYDGVDLMGYTPWGIIDIVSFTTGEMKKRYGMIYVDRDNEGNGTMERSKKDSFDWYKKVIHTNGEQL, encoded by the coding sequence ATGGAGAAATTACCAAACGATTTTTTATGGGGCGGCGCATTAGCCGCTCATCAATTTGAAGGTGGATGGGACCAAGGTGGAAAAGGGCCTAGCGTTGTCGATGTGATGACGGCCGGGGCACACGGGGTCGCAAGACAAATAACAGCGACGATTGAAAGAGACAAATTTTATCCGAACCATGAAGCGATTGATTTTTACAGCAAATATAAGGACGACATCGCCTTATTTGCTGAAATGGGGTTAACGTGTTTACGGACTTCAATTGCATGGAGTCGGATTTTTCCGAAAGGCGATGAAACAGAGCCGAACGAAGAAGGATTGAAATTTTATGACAATTTATTCGATGAATTGTTAAAACACGGTATAGAACCGGTGATTACGCTTTCTCACTTTGAAATGCCGCTGCATTTAGCGAAAGAATATGGTGGATTTAGAAGCCGCAAAGTCGTAGATCATTTTGTGAAGTTTGCGGAAGTTTGTTTTGCCCGATATCAAGACAAAGTGAAATACTGGATGACATTCAACGAAATCAACAATAAAATGGATGTTCATAACCCAATATTTTTATGGACAAACTCAGGTGTAGTCATCGAAGATGGGGAGAATGCAAAAGAAGTAATGTACCAAGCGGGACATCACGAACTAATCGCAAGTGCATTGGCGGTAGCTAAAGGAAAAGCGATTAACCCTGATTTTAAAATTGGCGCAATGGTTTCTCATGTCCCGGTTTATCCGTATTCTTCAAATCCAGCAGATGTCATGCTGTCAGAAGAAGAAATGAGACAGCGCTATTTCTTCCCAGATGTGCACGTACGTGGCTATTATCCAAACTATGTATTAAAAGAATTCGAGCGAGAAGGCTACAATATCCACATGGAACCTGGGGATGAGGAAATTTTAAAAAACGGCAAAGTCGATTACTTAGGATTTAGTTATTACATGTCGACGACTGTAAAATATGATGTGCAAAATGATAACCTTGGCAATATCGTCAACGGTGGATTGCCGAACGGCGTCGAAAATCCTTATATTCAATCCAGCGATTGGGGGTGGTCAATTGACCCTACTGGCTTACGATATACATTGAATCGGCTTTACGACCGTTACCAAATTCCATTGTTCATCGTGGAAAATGGCTTTGGTGCAATTGATACCGTAGAAGAAGATGGTGACATTCACGACACGCAAAGAATCGACTATTTGAAATCCCATATCGAAGCGTTAAAAAAAGCTGTACTATATGATGGCGTTGACTTGATGGGCTATACACCGTGGGGAATCATTGATATCGTTTCGTTCACAACAGGTGAAATGAAAAAACGCTACGGCATGATTTACGTCGATCGTGATAACGAAGGAAATGGCACGATGGAACGTTCTAAAAAAGATTCGTTTGACTGGTATAAAAAGGTGATTCACACGAATGGCGAGCAACTATAA